Sequence from the Pseudomonadota bacterium genome:
AGGCGCACGTTGTCTTCAAGCCCTGTCCGCGCATGCCCTCCAGAAGAAATCGCCCAGTCGTTTAGAACGATCTGATTGGGTCCAATGCCCGCCGCGCACCAGGGCGCATCCCCCCCAAAGAGGCGCTGAACCGTCTGGATGTAGAAGTCGAAGACGTCTCGGTCCGCGGGCATGGCATTCTTCACTCCCATGACGAACTGGACGTATGGGGTGCCTTTGAGCTGACCGGCATCCTTCATCTTTTTGGCTTGCAGAATGTGGCTGAGATCGAAAGCTTCAATCTCCGGCTTCACGTCGTATTTGACCATCTCCGCAGCCAGCCACTCCACGAGATCAGGCGCGTTCTCATAAACCCGCGTGGGAAAGTTGTTTGAGCCGACCGAGAGCGACGCCATGTCAGGTCCGAGAGAGAGCATACCGCCACGCTCACGACCTGCGCCTGATCGCCCTCCTGTAGACAGTTGCACGATGATGCCGGGGCAGTGCTTTTCCAGACCCTCTTTCAATGCCGCGAATTTCTCTGGGTCAGACGTGGGTGTCTCATCCGCGTTGCGAACATGGCAATGCGCGATCGTCGCTCCCGCCTCAAATGCCTCCTGCGTGCTCTCAATCTGCTCGCTGACCGTAATGGGAACAGCCGGATTGTCGGCTTTGCTCGGCAGCGAGCCGGTGATGGC
This genomic interval carries:
- a CDS encoding 3-keto-5-aminohexanoate cleavage protein, which codes for MPSPCIICVAITGSLPSKADNPAVPITVSEQIESTQEAFEAGATIAHCHVRNADETPTSDPEKFAALKEGLEKHCPGIIVQLSTGGRSGAGRERGGMLSLGPDMASLSVGSNNFPTRVYENAPDLVEWLAAEMVKYDVKPEIEAFDLSHILQAKKMKDAGQLKGTPYVQFVMGVKNAMPADRDVFDFYIQTVQRLFGGDAPWCAAGIGPNQIVLNDWAISSGGHARTGLEDNVRL